A part of Podarcis muralis chromosome 13, rPodMur119.hap1.1, whole genome shotgun sequence genomic DNA contains:
- the LOC114582308 gene encoding rhomboid-related protein 4-like: protein MVPWATLALVGMNLALFWHPLHAPGAACLSVKTVWDRGQWQRLFLAPFHHLGPAHLLMNMATLLWLGNGVEQEVGSLRTGVLLLALALVGGLFHLALNTLLAALTGNLWYREHCAVGFSGVLFSLEAMGRQVESVPVATMSSGFTVTTRWLCVLECLLLAILYPRSSLTGHVSGILAGLALSTIPLN from the exons ATGGTGCCCTGGGCCACCCTGGCCCTGGTGGGCATGAACCTGGCCCTCTTCTGGCACCCTCTCCATGCCCCCGGGGCTGCCTGCCTGAGCGTGAAGACGGTGTGGGACCGGGGCCAGTGGCAGAGGCTCTTTCTGGCCCCCTTCCACCACCTGGGCCCCGCCCACCTCCTGATGAACATGGCCACGCTCCTGTGGCTGGGCAACGGGGTGGAGCAGGAGGTGGGCAGCCTGCGGACGGGGGTCCTGCTCCTGGCCTTGGCCCTCGTCGGGGGGCTCTTCCACCTGGCACTCAACACCCTCCTGGCCGCACTGACGGGGAACTTGTGGTACAGGGAGCACTGCGCCGTCGGCTTCTCAG GGGTCCTCTTCTCCCTGGAAGCCATGGGCAGGCAAGTGGAATCCGTCCCTGTGGCAACGATGTCCAGCGGATTCACGGTCACAACCAGGTGGCTCTGCGTCTTGGAATGcctcctcctggccatcctttaTCCCAG GAGTTCTCTCACCGGCCACGTCTCTGGGATACTGGCTGGGTTGGCCCTCTCCACCATCCCTCTGAACTAG